One Pygocentrus nattereri isolate fPygNat1 chromosome 12, fPygNat1.pri, whole genome shotgun sequence DNA window includes the following coding sequences:
- the LOC108441468 gene encoding protein FAM83G: MALSQIQCLDDNHVNWRMNESKPEFFYSEEQRLALEALIASGRDAFHAYVSERELRPFLSEPELERLCRSVEDYRPGSEHIRPEAAGEAEDGAVSLQYWPDRSDASIPDLDLGWPDCNSYRGVTRVNVYTQPPFDGQTHIKEVVRKTIAQAQKLIAVVMDVFTDVDIFKDLLDAGFKRKVAVYIIIEQASIQHFLTMCERASMHRGHLKHLRVRCSGGCEFHTRSAKKVQGSLSQRFMFVDGDRAVSGSYSFTWTASRLDRNLITVLTGQAVETFDKEFRELYLTSRGVSLSKVPLADLPDPDPTPVPAPAPLPSAALARKLINPKYALVDTASRTSSDKVSLKNSSSQNPLPQPVKRQREVVEELPKHPGLVGLPKAELISYLPIWPEPDPPSDVIGFINIRDTSKPLQVHLMRSQLFETSQAIRFKDPFTGPPEKPLPEKASPRSKATNTPKTNPPQNTSAQPENQPKTEVLSKNHAALAENTSPHAQTEEQETKADSPASPQPQSTPKPTQPILEETQSDGPPPGPPPGPPVPKPRTLQLVMTPTDGSEAVQVSFVKKDQPQQPQMAPGTVSPPPCIVQEASSSDEYGETPEDPNSNTEQSSKDRLRDNDADSTKVMCAHSAKDKDESSTASDEYYECSDSENPGMQGQLANGRTTGSGRFGDHSPGTDSLNMMARLSQSMLDLRPENCAEPDPAERNLLNIQSRYPGKAYQPVSRSPVREQSYYNRAKVVIAKPGVFHRPPKSSAHVIGGHRYWQGKLYGAERSQNRLPQPEANRTGRSPRRHGSPYRTGGLRASQSPVNHIVHAHSRSQAHQVSHTHSPSPRRRNEMQTPLGISFSKLASFRNLRGKVPGVIGGVAMGDKRVTRGRKDN, translated from the exons ATGGCTCTGTCCCAAATCCAGTGTCTGGACGACAACCACGTCAACTGGCGCATGAACGAGTCCAAGCCCGAGTTCTTCTACAGCGAAGAGCAGCGGCTCGCGCTCGAGGCGCTGATCGCGAGCGGCCGCGACGCGTTCCACGCGTACGTCAGCGAGCGCGAGCTCCGGCCCTTCCTGTCCGAGCCGGAGCTCGAGCGCCTGTGCCGCTCCGTGGAGGACTACCGGCCGGGCTCCGAGCACATCAGGCCGGAGGCCGCCGGCGAGGCCGAGGACGGCGCCGTGTCGCTGCAGTACTGGCCTGACCGCTCGGACGCCTCCATACCGGACCTGGACCTCGGCTGGCCGGACTGCAACTCGTACCGCGGGGTCACGCGGGTCAACGTGTACACGCAGCCGCCCTTCGACGGCCAGACGCACATTAAAGAGGTGGTGAGGAAGACCATCGCGCAGGCGCAGAAG TTgattgcagtggtgatggacgTTTTTACAGACGTTGACATCTTCAAAGATCTGTTAGATGCTGGTTTTAAGAGGAAGGTGGCGGTTTACATCATCATAGAGCAAGCATCCATTCAGCATTTCCTTAccatgtgtgagagagcgagcatGCACAGAGGACATCTAAAG catCTGCGGGTGCGTTGCAGTGGAGGCTGCGAATTTCATACACGTTCAGCAAAGAAAGTGCAAGGTTCACTGAGCCAGAGGTTCATGTTTGTGGACGGAGACCGCGCAGTGTCTGGGTCGTATAG TTTTACATGGACAGCTTCCCGCCTGGACCGTAACCTCATCACAGTTTTGACAGGGCAAGCTGTGGAGACCTTTGACAAAGAGTTCCGTGAACTCTACTTGACTTCTCGTGGTGTCAGCTTGTCTAAAGTCCCGCTGGCGGATCTCCCTGACCCTGACCCCACGCCTGTCCCTGCACCAGCCCCTCTTCCCTCGGCGGCCCTTGCCAGAAAACTGATTAACCCCAAATATGCCCTGGTGGATACGGCAAGCCGGACCTCCTCAGATAAAGTCAGCctcaaaaacagcagctctcAGAATCCTTTGCCTCAGCCTGTCAAGAGGCAGCGAGAAGTAGTAGAGGAACTGCCCAAACACCCAGGCCTAGTGGGATTGCCCAAGGCAGAACTTATTTCTTACTTGCCCATTTGGCCGGAGCCTGACCCGCCCAGCGATGTCATTGGGTTCATTAATATTCGGGACACTAGTAAGCCGCTGCAGGTGCATTTGATGCGATCGCAGCTGTTTGAAACATCGCAGGCCATTCGCTTCAAGGACCCTTTTACTGGTCCGCCTGAGAAGCCTTTACCAGAGAAGGCGAGCCCTCGCTCAAAAGCAACAAACACACCCAAAACAAACCCCCCACAAAACACTAGTGCTCAGCCAGAAAACCAGCCTAAAACGGAGGTTCTGTCAAAGAATCATGCAGCTTTAGCTGAAAACACATCACCACATGCTCAAACAGAGGAACAAGAAACCAAAGCTGACTCTCCAGCATCTCCACAGCCACAATCTACTCCCAAACCCACACAACCTATTCTTGAAGAGACCCAGAGTGATGGGCCACCTCCAGGGCCACCTCCAGGACCACCTGTGCCCAAGCCACGCACCTTACAGCTGGTGATGACTCCCACTGATGGTTCTGAAGCAGTCCAGGTCAGCTTTGTGAAGAAGGACCAGCCCCAGCAACCCCAAATGGCACCTGGTACAGTCAGCCCACCACCATGCATAGTGCAGGAGGCCTCAAGTTCAGACGAGTACGGAGAAACACCTGAGGACCCCAATTCAAACACAGAGCAGTCTAGCAAGGATAGACTTAGGGACAACGATGCAGACAGTACGAAGGTCATGTGTGCTCATTCAGCAAAGGATAAGGATGAAAGTTCCACAGCGTCAGATGAGTACTACGAATGCAGCGACTCGGAAAATCCAGGCATGCAAGGGCAGCTCGCCAATGGGAGGACTACTGGTTCAGGACGTTTTGGGGACCATAGCCCTGGAACTGATTCATTGAACATGATGGCACGGCTCTCTCAGTCCATGCTGGACCTGAGACCAGAAAACTGCGCAGAGCCGGACCCTGCTGAGAGGAACCTGCTGAACATACAGAGCAGATACCCAGGAAAG GCGTATCAGCCTGTATCAAGATCTCCTGTTCGAGAACAGAGCTACTACAACAGAGCGAAGGTGGTGATCGCCAAGCCGGGAGTGTTTCATCGCCCTCCTAAAAGCAGTGCCCACGTGATAGGAGGTCACAGATACTGGCAGGGCAAACTCTACGGGGCTGAACGGTCCCAAAACAGACTGCCCCAACCCGAGGCCAACCGCACTGGCCGTTCCCCCCGCAGACACGGCTCCCCCTACAGGACTGGAGGATTGAGGGCCAGCCAGTCGCCAGTGAACCACATCGTTCATGCCCACTCACGTTCCCAGGCTCATCAGGTCTCTCACACGCACTCTCCTTCGCCTCGGAGGCGGAACGAGATGCAGACCCCACTCGGAATTTCGTTTTCCAAACTCGCCAGCTTCCGAAACCTGAGAGGGAAGGTACCTGGGGTCATAGGGGGCGTTGCCATGGGTGACAAAAGGGTAACACGTGGGCGCAAGGACAATTAA